From a single Streptomyces rubradiris genomic region:
- a CDS encoding MerR family transcriptional regulator — MRIGELAAAVGVTTRTVRHYHHLGLLPEPARRANGYRHYALRHAVVLARIRRLTELGLGLTEVRDVLADDAGKDLTEVLTELDEDLARQEAAVRERRRRLRALLDAGEPPADGPVSPELAVLLDMLPADDSPTAAKDREILALVDTGASAEDRERLSAALRGALDDPDAVARTREAYALLDALADVDPGDPRVERTARTLAACVPDGLPTEGQPDLDNAVLRAVYADFAPAQAAAVRRMLEIILGVER, encoded by the coding sequence ATGCGGATCGGAGAACTCGCCGCCGCCGTCGGCGTCACGACGCGCACCGTGCGGCACTACCACCACCTGGGCCTGCTGCCCGAGCCGGCGCGGCGGGCCAACGGCTACCGGCACTACGCGCTGCGGCACGCCGTCGTGCTCGCCCGGATCCGACGGCTGACCGAGCTGGGCCTGGGCCTGACCGAGGTCCGGGACGTGCTCGCCGACGACGCGGGCAAGGACCTCACCGAGGTGCTGACCGAGCTCGACGAGGACCTGGCCCGGCAGGAGGCGGCGGTCCGGGAGCGCCGACGGCGGCTGCGGGCGCTGCTGGACGCCGGGGAGCCGCCCGCCGACGGACCCGTCTCACCCGAACTGGCCGTCCTGCTCGACATGTTGCCCGCCGATGACTCCCCCACGGCCGCCAAGGACCGGGAGATCCTGGCCCTGGTCGACACGGGGGCGTCGGCGGAGGACCGGGAGCGGCTGTCGGCCGCGTTGCGCGGCGCCCTGGACGACCCGGACGCGGTGGCCCGTACCCGCGAGGCGTACGCGCTGCTCGACGCGCTGGCCGACGTGGACCCGGGTGATCCGCGCGTGGAGCGGACCGCGCGCACGCTCGCCGCGTGCGTACCGGACGGACTGCCCACGGAGGGCCAACCCGACCTGGACAACGCGGTGTTGCGGGCCGTGTACGCCGACTTCGCACCTGCCCAGGCGGCGGCGGTGCGCCGTATGCTGGAGATCATTCTGGGGGTGGAGAGATGA
- a CDS encoding FAD-dependent monooxygenase, protein MTTSEYDYDVVVAGAGPVGLFLACELRLGGARVLVLERRTEVDETVKAGSVNIATAIALYRRGLLPELAAAGEASLARLRDFRGNGRPQPKFARRFAGHFAGIMLDPDLFDGSDAAWTDAGPAAGVGLAVPQAELERILGRWAGRLGVEIRRGVELTGFDTDADGVTMHLDTDSDTDTDTDSDSDTGTDTDTNGVSMRTDSPRTGPRTLRAGRLVGCDGGRSTVRKLAGFDFPGTAPEITGYQAVVRLSGAERLGTGWQTTDTGTYVHGPFPGRVLTVEFDGPPADRSAPVTAGELEASLRRVSGVPEVSVTEVLTATRFTDNARQATDYRKGRVLLAGDAAHVHAPFGGQGLNLGIGDALNLGWKLAAVARGRAPESLLDTYTAERHPVGARVLDWTRAQVALMRPDRHARALRRVVTDLALTSAGATYLATRISGVRQRYDLPGDHPLTGVCAPDLRLADGTRLGERLRTGRALLLDPADDAGLRTRAGGYGDRLDVVTAACPDRPGLRGLFVRPDGFVAWASDTAGGAGLPEVLERWLGTPRAAAA, encoded by the coding sequence ATGACGACGAGCGAGTACGACTACGACGTGGTGGTGGCCGGTGCCGGCCCCGTGGGCCTCTTCCTCGCCTGTGAGCTGCGGCTGGGCGGCGCGCGGGTGCTGGTCCTGGAGCGGCGGACCGAGGTGGACGAGACGGTCAAGGCGGGCTCCGTCAACATCGCGACCGCCATCGCCCTGTACCGCCGGGGCCTGCTGCCCGAGCTGGCGGCGGCCGGGGAGGCGTCCCTGGCCCGGCTGCGCGACTTCCGCGGGAACGGCCGCCCCCAGCCGAAGTTCGCCAGGCGCTTCGCCGGGCACTTCGCGGGGATCATGCTCGACCCGGACCTGTTCGACGGCTCCGATGCCGCATGGACGGACGCGGGTCCCGCCGCCGGTGTCGGGCTCGCCGTGCCCCAGGCCGAACTGGAGCGGATCCTCGGCCGGTGGGCCGGACGGCTGGGCGTCGAGATACGCCGGGGCGTCGAGCTGACCGGCTTCGACACCGACGCCGACGGGGTGACCATGCACCTCGACACCGACTCCGACACCGACACCGACACCGACTCCGACTCCGACACCGGCACCGACACCGACACCAACGGGGTCAGCATGCGCACCGATAGCCCGCGCACCGGCCCGCGAACTCTTCGGGCCGGACGCCTCGTCGGGTGCGACGGCGGGCGCAGTACCGTCCGCAAGCTGGCCGGGTTCGACTTCCCGGGCACGGCACCGGAGATCACCGGCTACCAGGCGGTCGTACGGCTGTCCGGGGCCGAGCGGCTGGGCACCGGCTGGCAGACCACCGACACGGGGACGTACGTCCACGGGCCGTTCCCGGGGCGCGTGCTCACCGTGGAGTTCGACGGTCCGCCGGCCGACCGGTCCGCGCCGGTCACCGCCGGGGAACTGGAGGCGAGCCTGCGCCGGGTCTCGGGCGTGCCCGAGGTGAGCGTCACGGAGGTGCTCACAGCGACCCGGTTCACGGACAACGCCCGCCAGGCGACCGACTACCGCAAGGGCCGGGTGCTGCTCGCGGGCGACGCGGCGCACGTGCACGCGCCGTTCGGCGGGCAGGGTCTCAACCTCGGCATCGGGGACGCGCTGAACCTGGGCTGGAAACTGGCCGCCGTCGCACGCGGCCGGGCCCCCGAGTCGCTGCTAGACACCTACACCGCCGAACGGCACCCCGTGGGCGCCCGGGTGCTGGACTGGACCCGGGCCCAGGTCGCGCTGATGCGCCCCGACCGGCATGCCCGCGCGCTGCGCCGGGTGGTCACCGACCTGGCGCTGACCTCCGCCGGCGCGACCTACCTGGCCACGCGGATCTCCGGCGTCCGGCAGCGCTACGACCTGCCCGGCGACCACCCGCTGACCGGCGTCTGCGCGCCCGACCTGCGGCTTGCCGACGGCACCCGGCTCGGCGAGCGGCTGCGCACCGGCCGCGCCCTGCTCCTGGACCCGGCCGACGACGCCGGGCTGCGCACCCGGGCCGGGGGCTACGGCGACCGGCTGGACGTGGTCACGGCCGCCTGCCCGGACCGGCCCGGCTTGCGGGGGCTGTTCGTACGGCCGGACGGGTTCGTGGCGTGGGCCTCCGACACCGCGGGCGGCGCGGGGCTGCCCGAGGTCCTGGAACGCTGGCTCGGCACACCCCGGGCAGCCGCCGCATGA
- a CDS encoding TetR/AcrR family transcriptional regulator, producing MDSRHDRDLSLRERKKRETRQRISDIATGLIGERGFDAVTVAEIARAAGVSPMTVFNYFPRKEDLFLDRIPEAAALFAAAVRDRAPDEHPLTALRRLALRLLEERHPLGGVGDTFADFWRIVADSPALRARAREGVEEVEEALTEAFDEAGMADPELWAALTTAAYRTVFVTSVRRLLAGDPVEEVARDHRERLEAAFATLERAAPEVRWPRPYDEQRPLP from the coding sequence ATGGACTCCAGGCACGATCGGGACCTCTCCTTGCGGGAGCGGAAGAAGCGGGAGACCCGGCAGCGCATCTCGGACATCGCGACGGGTCTGATCGGGGAGCGCGGCTTCGACGCGGTGACGGTCGCGGAGATCGCCCGCGCGGCGGGCGTCTCCCCGATGACGGTCTTCAACTACTTCCCGCGCAAGGAGGATCTCTTCCTGGACCGCATCCCGGAGGCGGCGGCCCTCTTCGCGGCGGCCGTACGGGATCGCGCACCCGACGAGCACCCGCTCACCGCCCTGCGCCGCCTCGCGCTCCGGCTCCTCGAAGAGCGGCATCCGCTGGGCGGGGTCGGGGACACCTTCGCCGACTTCTGGCGGATCGTCGCCGACTCGCCCGCTCTGCGCGCCCGGGCCCGGGAGGGCGTGGAGGAAGTCGAGGAGGCGCTGACCGAGGCGTTCGACGAGGCGGGCATGGCGGACCCGGAACTGTGGGCGGCGCTGACCACGGCCGCGTACCGGACGGTGTTCGTCACCTCCGTACGCCGACTGCTCGCGGGAGATCCGGTGGAGGAGGTGGCCCGGGACCACAGGGAGCGGCTGGAGGCGGCGTTCGCGACGTTGGAGCGGGCGGCCCCGGAGGTCCGTTGGCCGCGACCGTACGACGAACAGCGTCCGCTGCCGTAG
- a CDS encoding DUF6087 family protein: MDDEPLAEWAERRDARIGQLRAVPLVTGDGPQASHLNPEAPRAIQRWNGHMWEPHGFAVNLAEARRMLFPHSEVAPAPEATPKLGPGTGRHRKPPP, from the coding sequence ATGGACGACGAGCCGCTCGCCGAGTGGGCTGAGCGCCGGGATGCGAGGATCGGGCAGCTTCGCGCCGTACCCCTCGTGACCGGCGACGGCCCGCAGGCATCGCATCTGAACCCCGAGGCGCCCCGCGCGATCCAGCGGTGGAACGGCCATATGTGGGAGCCGCACGGCTTCGCGGTGAACCTCGCGGAAGCAAGGCGCATGCTGTTTCCCCACTCCGAGGTTGCCCCCGCCCCTGAGGCAACACCCAAGCTCGGCCCAGGGACCGGCAGACACCGGAAGCCGCCGCCCTGA
- a CDS encoding NUDIX domain-containing protein, with protein sequence MKPTAPDPADTDAWNAYLAEGNAKQARKRVAADVLLRDPYGRVLLVNPTYKPGWDLPGGMAEANEPPEDTARRELMEELGVRLTLLGLLVVDWVAPHGPWDDQLAFIFDGGTLDQDQADRLRPRDDELSEAAFVTAAEAAGRLRDRTRRRFEHALKALDAKHPLYLRDGAPLM encoded by the coding sequence ATGAAGCCCACAGCACCCGATCCCGCCGACACCGACGCGTGGAACGCGTATCTCGCGGAGGGCAACGCCAAGCAGGCCCGCAAGCGCGTGGCGGCCGATGTGCTGCTACGGGACCCGTACGGCCGTGTGCTCCTGGTGAACCCCACGTACAAACCGGGATGGGATCTCCCCGGCGGGATGGCGGAGGCCAACGAGCCGCCGGAGGACACGGCACGCCGTGAGCTGATGGAGGAACTCGGCGTACGCCTCACGCTGCTCGGGCTGCTGGTGGTGGACTGGGTGGCCCCGCACGGTCCCTGGGATGATCAGCTCGCGTTCATCTTCGACGGCGGCACCCTGGACCAGGACCAGGCCGACCGGCTACGGCCACGAGACGACGAGCTGTCCGAAGCCGCCTTCGTCACGGCCGCCGAAGCCGCCGGCCGCCTCCGGGACCGCACCCGGCGCCGGTTCGAGCACGCCCTGAAGGCACTGGACGCGAAACACCCGCTGTACCTCCGCGACGGCGCACCCCTCATGTGA
- a CDS encoding helix-turn-helix transcriptional regulator, with amino-acid sequence MDRLSPNPREVVAGLLGDGRLLHACAERDMGAVFRMLNARGVSTRRIAAAVDITQGRLYDYMNGKSRVEKLTLFEQIADAFHIPGHLLGLARRSWEPAPTTAEHERTDRPPPDGDDLVAMDHFRSADRQTGGGRLYGAVVRHLSDRVAPRLVDIGSGPQVFAAAAALTEMAGWMAHDSGHDDRAAQHFACALPLARTSGDFPLAAHIAASSSHLALETGDVAAAVGWARTGLELAAQGPRIPALTARLHTMQARALAVASQRTPATHALEAAHRDLEASPAADHPWLSPFDAAALASESALILRDLELYDDALSYAEQAVALREAGRARSLALSRISLVDVHVRRGDLDSAVSVGHDLLSTSPTLGSVRVVQQLDGLRRLLEPHRGYLPVREYLARFDDARHARMLLLADLIPPSPGGTTA; translated from the coding sequence ATGGACCGTCTGTCACCGAATCCGCGTGAGGTCGTCGCCGGTCTGCTCGGGGATGGACGCCTGCTCCATGCGTGCGCCGAGCGGGACATGGGGGCGGTGTTCCGGATGCTCAATGCGCGCGGTGTCAGTACGCGGCGCATCGCTGCCGCCGTCGACATTACGCAGGGGCGGCTGTACGACTACATGAACGGCAAGAGCCGGGTGGAGAAGCTGACCCTGTTCGAGCAGATCGCCGACGCCTTCCACATCCCCGGCCATCTGCTGGGGCTGGCTCGACGCTCGTGGGAGCCCGCGCCAACGACCGCCGAGCACGAGCGCACGGACCGGCCGCCGCCGGACGGTGACGACCTGGTGGCGATGGATCATTTCCGCAGCGCTGACCGGCAGACCGGCGGCGGCAGGTTGTACGGGGCTGTCGTTCGGCACCTGTCGGACCGGGTGGCGCCCCGGCTGGTCGATATCGGCAGCGGTCCGCAGGTGTTCGCCGCCGCAGCCGCGCTGACCGAGATGGCGGGCTGGATGGCTCACGACTCCGGTCATGATGACCGCGCGGCCCAGCACTTCGCCTGCGCTCTCCCTCTGGCCCGCACCTCTGGTGACTTCCCGTTGGCCGCGCACATCGCTGCGAGCAGCAGCCACCTTGCCCTTGAGACCGGGGATGTGGCCGCGGCTGTCGGCTGGGCGCGGACCGGGCTCGAACTGGCCGCGCAGGGGCCTCGGATTCCCGCGCTGACGGCGCGGCTGCACACCATGCAGGCCCGTGCACTGGCGGTCGCGTCTCAGCGCACCCCGGCCACCCACGCGCTGGAGGCCGCGCACCGCGACCTGGAGGCTTCGCCCGCTGCTGATCACCCGTGGCTGAGCCCGTTCGACGCCGCCGCGCTGGCCAGCGAGTCAGCTCTGATCCTGCGTGACCTGGAGCTGTACGACGATGCCCTGTCGTACGCCGAACAAGCTGTTGCGCTGCGCGAGGCGGGGCGGGCGCGGTCCCTGGCTCTCAGCCGGATCAGCCTGGTGGACGTCCACGTGCGCCGGGGTGACCTGGACTCCGCGGTGAGCGTCGGCCACGACCTGCTCAGTACGAGCCCGACTCTCGGTTCGGTCCGAGTGGTGCAGCAGCTTGACGGGCTACGCCGGCTGCTGGAGCCGCACCGGGGGTACCTGCCGGTCCGGGAGTACCTGGCGCGGTTCGATGATGCACGCCACGCCAGAATGCTCCTGCTGGCCGATCTGATCCCGCCGTCCCCGGGAGGCACCACCGCATGA
- a CDS encoding ATP-binding protein, with protein sequence MTNERVIPGQYPRQSATLASEAASVPVARQVVREACAEWGMDQDAVETGTLLISEIVTNAVRHGRSHSVRVIAEQPRSDRLRVAVVDKSRRMPELNIVGPDAIGGRGLLLVDALSDRWGTDLLPWGKRVWAEIAIRVGDQ encoded by the coding sequence ATGACCAACGAGCGAGTGATTCCAGGGCAATACCCGCGCCAGAGCGCCACCCTCGCGAGCGAGGCCGCCAGTGTTCCGGTGGCGCGTCAGGTAGTCCGCGAGGCATGCGCGGAGTGGGGCATGGACCAGGACGCCGTAGAGACCGGCACGCTCCTGATCTCCGAAATCGTCACCAACGCAGTCCGCCACGGTCGCTCTCACAGCGTCCGGGTGATCGCCGAGCAGCCGCGCTCCGACCGGCTCCGCGTCGCCGTGGTCGACAAGTCCCGCCGCATGCCCGAGCTGAACATCGTTGGACCAGACGCCATCGGCGGCCGTGGTCTCCTCCTGGTCGACGCCCTCTCCGACCGCTGGGGAACCGATCTCCTTCCCTGGGGTAAGCGCGTCTGGGCCGAGATCGCGATCAGGGTCGGCGACCAATGA
- the tgmA gene encoding putative ATP-grasp-modified RiPP encodes MQQPLTPLVQVKPWGLGRMRPYPAAAVLPAARPVLDPHTQIPAWVGRDGAPLTAEAKHKRSETSQETSTKTSLDGTPDQGSDQNGDTD; translated from the coding sequence ATGCAACAGCCCTTGACGCCACTGGTTCAGGTCAAGCCCTGGGGACTCGGACGCATGCGGCCCTACCCGGCTGCGGCCGTCCTCCCCGCCGCCCGGCCTGTCCTCGACCCGCACACGCAGATCCCCGCGTGGGTCGGCCGCGACGGCGCACCGCTGACGGCGGAGGCCAAGCACAAGCGGTCGGAGACGTCGCAGGAGACGAGCACGAAGACCAGCCTGGACGGCACTCCGGACCAGGGGAGCGACCAGAACGGGGACACCGACTGA
- the tgmB gene encoding ATP-grasp ribosomal peptide maturase, protein MAVGGPPVLVVTRLDDATADEVITELNRRRVPVVRLDPGDFPREVTLFGTFDSTGTGGTLATASRSVDLGNVRSVYWRRPTPYTADLAMDAQTGRWAVGEARYGLGGILATLPGAHYLNHPWRNRDAEYKPAQLATAAACGFTVPPTLITNVPDRARAFAAEHGPVIYKPLRETEYIDGTGRALTVWIEDVIPEQIDDRLRHTAHLFQQRVSKSADIRLTAVGDHLTAVRIDGSPGVDWRRHYDRLTYTPVPVPPAIVKGVRTYLDAFGLTFGAFDFGLDREGVWHWYECNPNGQWAWFPGHITAPIKHAIADCLQHGALA, encoded by the coding sequence ATGGCTGTGGGTGGGCCGCCCGTCCTCGTTGTCACGCGCCTGGACGACGCGACGGCTGATGAAGTGATCACTGAACTGAACCGGCGTCGCGTGCCAGTAGTCCGCCTGGACCCCGGCGACTTCCCCCGCGAGGTGACCCTGTTCGGAACCTTCGACAGCACCGGGACCGGTGGCACTCTCGCCACCGCGTCCCGGAGCGTCGACCTCGGGAACGTCCGCTCGGTGTACTGGCGGCGGCCCACCCCCTACACCGCCGACCTTGCCATGGACGCGCAGACCGGCCGATGGGCCGTCGGAGAAGCCCGTTACGGGCTCGGCGGTATCCTCGCCACTCTCCCCGGCGCGCACTACCTTAACCACCCATGGCGCAACAGGGATGCCGAGTACAAGCCGGCGCAACTGGCCACGGCTGCCGCCTGCGGTTTTACCGTGCCACCCACGCTCATCACCAACGTCCCCGACCGCGCCCGCGCCTTCGCCGCTGAACACGGGCCGGTCATCTACAAGCCGCTCAGGGAAACCGAGTACATCGACGGCACCGGCCGCGCGCTCACCGTGTGGATCGAGGACGTCATCCCAGAACAGATCGACGACCGTCTACGTCACACCGCGCACCTGTTCCAGCAGCGCGTCAGCAAGTCCGCAGACATCCGCCTTACCGCCGTCGGCGACCACCTCACTGCCGTCCGCATCGACGGCTCACCTGGCGTGGACTGGCGCCGCCATTACGACCGGCTCACCTACACCCCCGTGCCCGTCCCTCCGGCCATCGTCAAAGGCGTGCGCACCTACCTCGATGCTTTCGGACTGACCTTCGGCGCCTTCGACTTCGGTCTGGACCGTGAGGGCGTCTGGCACTGGTATGAGTGCAACCCCAACGGTCAATGGGCCTGGTTCCCAGGCCACATCACTGCTCCCATCAAGCACGCCATCGCCGACTGCCTACAGCATGGAGCCCTCGCATGA
- the tgmC gene encoding ATP-grasp peptide maturase system methyltransferase, translated as MTDPAELRRQLAAAVPVDDPAWRTALETVPRELFLGNGLFQFDGRQWTPVHRDRTDPGKWLGLVYQDTTWVTQVDGTTAVDATGPVTGRPTSSSTLPSLIVRMLDVAGISEGHKVLEIGTGTGYSTAILCSRLGDNNVYSIEYDPGLAAAAADHIHAAGYHPTLITGDGLAGHEDDAEYDHIVATCAVRHIPPAWLYQVRAGGTITTTISGWMLASGLVRLTVQDDGTATGRFHPDEIGYMLARPHERPPRPTFRQYPGHTRATRVNPALLDDWTGQFLAQLAAPSAELMTTSTGVILVDVATGSQAWTEPVGRGWTVHQHGPLRLWDQVEDALTAWQDAGSPPHSDLGLTVDPDGTQQVWLGAPDGRSWNLPA; from the coding sequence ATGACCGACCCCGCCGAGCTGCGCCGCCAACTCGCCGCCGCCGTCCCCGTGGACGACCCGGCATGGCGCACAGCCCTCGAAACGGTGCCCCGCGAACTCTTCCTGGGCAACGGCCTGTTCCAGTTCGACGGCCGCCAGTGGACCCCCGTGCACCGTGACCGGACCGATCCCGGAAAGTGGCTGGGGCTCGTTTACCAGGACACCACCTGGGTCACCCAGGTCGACGGCACCACCGCGGTCGACGCCACCGGACCCGTCACCGGCCGCCCCACCTCGTCCAGCACGCTGCCCTCCCTGATCGTGCGCATGCTCGACGTCGCCGGGATCAGCGAGGGTCACAAGGTGCTGGAGATCGGCACCGGTACGGGCTATTCCACCGCCATCCTGTGCAGCCGCCTCGGCGACAACAACGTGTACTCCATCGAGTACGACCCGGGCCTGGCCGCCGCGGCGGCCGACCACATCCACGCCGCCGGGTATCACCCCACGCTGATCACCGGCGACGGCCTAGCCGGGCACGAGGACGACGCCGAATACGACCACATCGTGGCCACCTGCGCCGTCCGCCACATCCCCCCAGCCTGGCTGTACCAAGTGCGCGCCGGCGGAACCATCACCACAACCATCAGCGGATGGATGCTCGCCTCCGGACTCGTCCGCCTCACCGTCCAGGACGACGGCACCGCCACAGGCCGCTTCCACCCCGACGAGATCGGCTACATGCTCGCCCGCCCCCACGAACGCCCTCCCCGACCCACCTTCCGCCAGTATCCCGGCCACACCCGCGCCACCCGCGTGAACCCCGCACTCCTGGACGACTGGACCGGGCAGTTCCTCGCTCAGCTCGCCGCACCGTCCGCCGAACTCATGACCACCAGCACGGGCGTGATCCTCGTGGACGTCGCCACCGGGTCACAGGCGTGGACCGAACCGGTCGGACGCGGCTGGACCGTGCACCAGCACGGCCCTCTTCGCCTCTGGGATCAGGTGGAAGACGCTCTCACTGCCTGGCAGGACGCGGGCTCACCCCCACACTCCGACCTCGGCCTGACCGTGGACCCGGACGGCACCCAACAAGTGTGGCTCGGAGCACCCGACGGCCGCTCCTGGAACCTGCCGGCCTGA
- a CDS encoding MMPL family transporter has product MKNLTVRMAGWSAAHPWRGIVGWLVFVVLCLGVGMAVGTNAATTEDFRTGEAGRGEAIAAEGGLQQRPVEHVLITARHGGGRLDARDADAAAADVTALMRGLPEVRSVAKPVYDVRHTALRVTVTLNGPELEGKKHVGPLLARTAAVQRAHPGLRIEETGSPSISKGVEKLRGDDLSRTEVIALPVTLITLLLVFGSLAMALVPLLLALSSIVAAVGLSMAASHVFPDAGIGTNVILLIGLAVGVDYTLFYLKREREERARGGGRIGPRATVEIAAATSGRAVVLSGLAVAVSSATLYLADDVIFSSIATSAIVVTLVAVVSSLTVLPALLARMGRRAERRAERRAARGLAPKRQRTYRTGPGRLTAAVLRPVAKRPAAALLVTVLALLGLAAPVLGLKLTDMGRDTHSRSIAAMRVYDRLNAAFPELKSMHQVVVRADAGRSAEVTAALRALASDVRDDPRLSGTSTLTTSPDRRISMLQLQVPHHVGTDEAQTSLKDIRERHVPGTVGRVTGAETAVTGDVARYADYPAHQAQKLPLIIGALLLVTFAMTVRAFRSVVLGLVGIVLNLLSAAASLGILVLVFQHTWAERLVGFTSTGSIGSRVPLFLFVILFGLSMDYQVFVISRIREAALRGVPTRKAVIDGIGSSAGVVTSAAVVMVTVFASFAALHLIEMKQIGFSLAVAVLLDAFVIRMLVLPSLMLLLGEANWWPSRGVRHARATAEPTARSLEPVN; this is encoded by the coding sequence ATGAAGAATCTGACTGTGCGCATGGCCGGCTGGAGTGCCGCGCACCCTTGGCGGGGCATCGTCGGGTGGCTGGTGTTCGTCGTGCTGTGTCTCGGGGTCGGCATGGCCGTAGGCACCAACGCGGCGACCACCGAGGACTTCCGTACCGGCGAGGCGGGGCGCGGTGAGGCGATCGCCGCCGAGGGCGGGTTGCAGCAGCGGCCCGTGGAACACGTCCTGATCACTGCCAGGCACGGCGGCGGGCGGCTCGACGCCCGTGACGCCGACGCGGCCGCCGCCGATGTCACCGCCCTGATGCGCGGGCTCCCCGAGGTCCGCTCCGTCGCGAAACCGGTGTACGACGTCCGGCACACCGCCTTACGGGTCACCGTCACCCTCAACGGCCCCGAGCTGGAAGGCAAGAAGCACGTCGGGCCGCTGCTCGCGCGGACCGCCGCCGTGCAGCGGGCCCACCCCGGGCTGCGGATCGAGGAGACCGGCTCGCCCTCCATCAGCAAGGGCGTCGAGAAGCTGCGCGGCGACGACCTCTCGCGGACCGAGGTCATCGCCCTCCCGGTCACCCTGATCACCCTGCTGCTCGTCTTCGGCTCCCTCGCCATGGCCCTCGTACCACTGCTGCTCGCCCTGTCCTCGATCGTGGCGGCCGTGGGGCTGTCGATGGCGGCCTCGCACGTCTTCCCCGACGCGGGCATCGGCACCAACGTCATCCTGCTCATCGGCCTCGCCGTCGGCGTCGACTACACCCTCTTCTACCTCAAGCGGGAACGGGAGGAACGCGCCCGCGGCGGTGGCCGGATCGGCCCGCGGGCCACCGTGGAGATCGCCGCCGCCACCTCCGGCCGTGCCGTCGTCCTCTCCGGGCTCGCCGTCGCCGTCTCCAGCGCCACCCTCTACCTCGCCGACGACGTGATCTTCTCCTCCATCGCCACCAGTGCGATCGTCGTCACCCTCGTCGCCGTCGTCAGCTCCCTGACCGTCCTGCCCGCGCTGCTCGCCCGGATGGGCAGGCGCGCGGAGCGCCGGGCCGAGCGGCGGGCCGCCCGCGGGCTCGCGCCGAAGAGGCAGCGGACGTACCGGACCGGGCCCGGGCGGCTCACCGCCGCCGTGCTGCGGCCCGTCGCCAAGCGGCCCGCCGCCGCCCTCCTGGTCACGGTCCTCGCGCTGCTCGGCCTGGCCGCCCCGGTACTCGGCCTGAAGCTCACCGACATGGGCCGTGACACCCACTCCCGCTCCATCGCCGCCATGCGGGTCTACGACCGGCTCAACGCGGCCTTCCCCGAGCTGAAGTCCATGCACCAGGTCGTCGTCCGCGCCGACGCCGGCCGCTCAGCCGAGGTCACCGCCGCCCTGCGCGCCCTCGCCTCCGACGTCCGGGACGACCCGCGCCTGAGCGGCACCTCCACCCTGACCACCTCGCCCGACCGGCGGATCAGCATGCTCCAGCTCCAAGTCCCGCACCACGTCGGCACGGACGAGGCCCAGACCTCCCTGAAGGACATCCGCGAGCGTCACGTCCCCGGGACCGTCGGCAGGGTCACGGGCGCCGAGACCGCAGTGACCGGGGACGTCGCCCGCTACGCCGACTACCCGGCCCACCAGGCACAGAAGCTGCCGCTCATCATCGGCGCCCTCCTCCTGGTCACCTTCGCCATGACCGTCCGGGCGTTCCGCTCCGTCGTCCTCGGCCTGGTCGGCATCGTCCTCAACCTGCTGTCCGCCGCCGCCTCACTCGGCATCCTGGTCCTGGTCTTCCAGCACACCTGGGCCGAGCGACTGGTCGGCTTCACCTCCACCGGATCGATCGGCTCCCGCGTCCCGCTGTTCCTCTTCGTGATCCTGTTCGGCCTGTCCATGGACTACCAGGTCTTCGTGATCAGCCGCATCCGGGAGGCCGCGCTGCGCGGAGTCCCCACCCGCAAGGCCGTCATCGACGGCATCGGCAGCTCGGCCGGCGTGGTCACCAGCGCCGCCGTCGTCATGGTCACCGTCTTCGCCAGCTTCGCCGCCCTGCACCTGATCGAGATGAAGCAGATCGGCTTCAGCCTCGCCGTCGCCGTCCTGCTGGACGCCTTCGTCATCCGCATGCTGGTCCTGCCCTCCCTGATGCTGCTGCTCGGCGAGGCCAACTGGTGGCCCTCCCGGGGCGTGCGCCACGCCCGGGCCACCGCCGAACCCACGGCCCGCTCCCTGGAGCCGGTGAACTGA